In one Fusarium falciforme chromosome 5, complete sequence genomic region, the following are encoded:
- a CDS encoding Zn(2)-C6 fungal-type domain-containing protein, whose translation MDPAPPDTKRPRLSSWPAGTPQQGVSLPHPHPHHAHPNQLPPPPPPPPPGALHHPGTSPYQHYPPRSAEHSSAPPTPAHTAPAQPHPDADRRHHEQEPYPPVQDYHRQQQQQQQQQHPPPHQPPPSPAHPAHQPYPPYGSRDPPIKRDPGEDQRRPNSTGHAPEGMPSTPHLPPTSHPPPPPPPGSYPDNPPRHMNYESAPSMPPTPGGYRAPSFPPPTPVPHQPSYEQHGGYPSGHEPFYSVYSSSVPAKKKNTRASQACDSCRQLKAKCDETKPCKTCKEKGVECKYRDPVPKATDKAQADILEGLTAVQSSLSTIMSQIGRFDQRLVKMESLLPKHAPTLELKTEPATDDDFKRAPASPYVSNGASAETYYPNEPHRDHPSAEPIPLRMMAEDEMEVEPGPPVPPGEPAIPINHTTLAGLLLEWPSIRELTKHHLEQEGIRYISEYPISQEQNRGVLIVYGRGEDSHPSRHIREPADHGNLDMADDSSDMASPSPAADWGQLGGLSPPDQVEYKGGVLAFDGNPDFSETKVWSYVESFKDNILNMHPIIQPKLLDYWVRHFLDTLPAAHPRSAKPQTSKPAFAVGGGSQTPETTGSKRKRSPGPDGSEPPTPAPPRAGRPDRSIHSALVLTVLALGKICLYRDNVPDVVHSTEPLPHGSPAIRNGAVPPSPNQGSPPGFSSHSHSSGLPSPKEQDRNIHSRRSSIHGVSGFRSGFSLKKNYEVIPGLEYFAYATDILGNHTGAYNNMKNVYANIFAGLYHGQLGRPMESFAFIHKASHKLQVIMRPSLDKMRRIKRNSEFIQETKYNQLALTFWTCLQLESDLIAEMQLPPSGLLSYEDDMPHPNMSLLEGYDQRILDSYPGQLYLRTHLNSIHRMFYAPEDPTKAGKDKFRNVGVVSDAVSGMHWVAPSFAFREDDPPADDILAARLRAKYWGAQVITYRPFIRQILQFSHSIKNHASSPNFPNVTSEFRQDITAPVIHPKARTHGDIDPQVVELAKKGIKALIESTRAFHGLGEKRPIITNVFGTAHAQWGNLLVLSAAFKDPVLHSYVDEELLRTLFHKTIQFLRQSATATSSLRTDMHILEGLQRDLFMYPDPRTTSSFSSGTSAPGYHTPRPVAMAAPPQVPHHMNDQVLPRPMPHHLQQMSSSHGQ comes from the exons ATGGATCCTGCACCTCCCGATACCAAACGCCCACGCCTCTCTTCGTGGCCGGCCGGCACACCTCAACAAGGAGTATCACTACCGCATCCTCACCCTCATCACGCCCATCCGAACCAGCttccaccaccgccgccgccgcctcctcccggCGCCCTACATCACCCTGGGACGAGCCCGTATCAACATTATCCTCCTCGATCTGCCGAACACTCATCAGCGCCGCCGACGCCTGCTCATACTGCGCCAGCGCAACCGCATCCCGACGCCGatcgtcgccatcatgaACAAGAGCCTTACCCTCCTGTCCAAGACTATCACcggcaacaacagcagcagcaacagcagcaacatccGCCTCCGCATCAGCCCCCTCCGTCGCCGGCGCATCCAGCGCATCAGCCGTACCCGCCGTACGGTTCCCGAGATCCTCCCATAAAACGGGATCCTGGTGAGGATCAACGCCGGCCCAACTCGACGGGCCATGCGCCCGAGGGGATGCCATCGACACCACATCTCCCACCGACCTCTCacccaccacctcctccccctcctggCAGCTATCCCGACAATCCACCACGACACATGAATTACGAAAGTGCGCCTTCGATGCCCCCGACACCGGGTGGCTATCGTGCTCCTAGCTTCCCCCCGCCGACTCCCGTCCCTCACCAACCATCGTACGAGCAACATGGAGGATATCCCTCCGGCCACGAGCCGTTCTATAGCGTCTACTCGTCATCCGTaccagccaagaagaagaacacgCGGGCATCTCAG GCGTGTGACAGCTGCaggcagctcaaggccaagtgTGATGAGACCAAGCCATGCAAGACATGCAAGGAAAAGGGTGTGGAGTGCAAATACCGAGATCCGGTACCCAAAGC AACGGACAAGGCCCAAGCCGACATTCTGGAGGGGCTCACAGCTGTGCAGAGCTCCCTGAGCACCATTATGAGCCAAATCGGACGATTCGACCAGAGGCTGGTTAAAATGGAATCCCTCTTGCCGAAGCATGCCCCGACATTGGAATTGAAGACCGAACCTGCGACAGATGACGATTTCAAGCGCGCTCCAGCATCCCCTTACGTTTCGAATGGCGCTTCTGCTGAGACCTATTACCCGAATGAACCACACCGTGATCATCCATCAGCGGAGCCCATTCCTCTTCGCATGATGgctgaggatgagatggaagtTGAACCTGGTCCACCAGTCCCCCCTGGAGAACCTGCCATTCCGATCAACCACACGACTCTTGCGGGCCTACTCCTGGAATGGCCGTCGATTCGTGAGCTAACAAAGCATCATCTCGAGCAGGAAGGGATTCGGTACATCAGCGAGTATCCTATCAGCCAAGAGCAGAACCGAGGTGTCTTGATCGTATATGGACGCGGCGAAGATTCTCACCCTTCACGGCATATCCGAGAGCCCGCTGACCATGGAAACCTGGATATGGCCGACGATTCATCAGACATGgcgtctccttctccagcgGCTGACTGGGGACAACTCGGTGGCTTGAGCCCCCCCGATCAGGTGGAGTACAAGGGTGGTGTTTTGGCGTTCGATGGAAACCCCGACTTCTCGGAGACGAAGGTGTGGTCATACGTGGAGAGTTTCAAGGACAACATCCTGAACATGCACCCGATCATCCAGCCAAAGCTCCTAGATTACTGGGTTCGACATTTTCTGGATACTCTTCCTGCAGCGCATCCACGATCAGCAAAGCCGCAGACGTCGAAGCCCGCTTTTGCCGTTGGGGGAGGTTCGCAGACGCCCGAGACTACGGGCTCAAAGCGGAAGCGATCGCCAGGGCCGGATGGGTCCGAGCCACCCACACCCGCGCCGCCCCGTGCCGGCCGGCCGGATCGGTCCATCCACAGCGCTTTAGTTCTTACGGTGCTGGCTTTGGGTAAGATCTGTCTGTATCGTGACAACGTGCCCGACGTGGTGCACTCGACAGAACCGCTTCCTCACGGCAGCCCTGCCATCCGTAATGGCGCTGTTCCTCCTTCGCCGAACCAAGGCTCCCCTCCTGGATTCTCGTCGCATTCGCATTCATCAGGACTCCCGTCGCCGAAGGAGCAGGACAGGAATATTCATAGCCGCCGGTCTTCGATTCACGGCGTGAGTGGCTTCCGCTCTGGATTTAGCCTGAAGAAGAACTACGAAGTAATTCCAGGTCTGGAGTATTTTGCCTATGCCACGGATATCCTTGGCAACCACACAGGTGCCTACAACAACATGAAGAATGTGTACGCCAACATTTTTGCGGGGTTGTACCATGGACAGTTGGGAAGGCCCATGGAGAGCTTTGCCTTTATCCACAAGGCGAGCCACAAGCTCCAGGTCATCATGAGACCGAGTCTGGACAAGATGCGACGAATCAAGCGGAATAGCGAGTTCATTCAGGAAACCAAGTACAACCAGCTCGCCCTGACGTTCTGGACCTGTCTCCAGCTTGAGAGTGATCTCATCGCCGAGATGCAGCTTCCGCCATCGGGTCTTCTCTCGTATGAAGACGATATGCCTCATCCTAACATGAGTCTTCTCGAAGGTTATGACCAGCGTATCCTAGACAGCTACCCCGGTCAGCTGTATCTCCGAACACACCTCAACAGCATCCACCGGATGTTCTACGCCCCCGAGGACCCAACCAAGGCCGGCAAGGACAAGTTTAGAAACGTCGGGGTTGTGTCTGACGCCGTCTCGGGGATGCACTGGGTGGCTCCCAGCTTTGCGTTCCGGGAGGATGATCCTCCAGCGGACGACATCCTAGCGGCAAGGCTGCGGGCTAAGTATTGGGGTGCGCAGGTCATCACATATCGACCATTTATCCGACAGATCCTGCAGTTCTCGCACTCGATCAAGAACCATGCATCGAGCCCCAACTTCCCCAACGTCACGTCCGAGTTTCGACAGGATATTACGGCACCCGTGATCCACCCGAAGGCCAGGACACACGGCGATATTGACCCGCAGGTGGTGGAATTGGCTAAGAAGGGCATCAAGGCGCTGATTGAGAGCACACGGGCCTTCCACGGTCTGGGTGAAAAGCgacccatcatcaccaatgTGTTTGGTACAGCGCATGC GCAATGGGGCAACCTACTGGTTCTGTCGGCGGCATTCAAGGACCCAGTCCTCCATTCGTACGTGGACGAGGAATTGCTGCGAACGCTGTTCCACAAGACGATTCAGTTCCTTCGACAATCGGCAACAGCGACGAGCTCACTGAGGACGGATATGCATATCCTCGAAGGCCTTCAGCGAGACCTCTTTATGTACCCCGACCCGAGGACGAcatcgagcttctcgagtgGCACGAGTGCACCGGGCTACCACACGCCCCGGCCAGTTGCGATGGCTGCACCGCCGCAGGTGCCTCACCACATGAACGACCAGGTTCTTCCACGACCCATGCCTCACCATCTGCAGCAGATGAGTTCATCGCACGGGCAGTGA